A section of the Hippea sp. KM1 genome encodes:
- a CDS encoding ABC transporter substrate-binding protein: protein MKRLLSSLVAVLVGLVFLANASFAKEIKVGVVWPMTGLIAAFGQSAWKGLKLAESLQPKTKDGCVIHPILLDNKGDKVETANAVSKLITDNHVVAIIGAIASSNTLAGAPIAEKNKIPMLTSSATNPLVTKGKKYISRVCFIDPFQGTVGAKYAYNNLHARTAVVMIEKDQDYSVGLAHSFMKAFKELGGKILGVEFFQSTDQDYSAQIADIKSKNPDIIYMPSYYQEISLFARQARQYGLKQTIMAGDGAEADALLKIGGKAVEGVTFTTHYDPHAAATPLSKKFLKLFKEKYKEDPDAMAALGADAYFVLVNAIDNAGGCKATPEKINYQIRHTKNFKGVTGVITINPETGNAIKSAVVRKVENGKFVYVTTVNP from the coding sequence ATGAAGCGATTGTTAAGCTCGCTTGTAGCAGTCTTGGTTGGTTTGGTCTTTTTGGCAAACGCAAGTTTCGCCAAGGAGATCAAGGTCGGCGTTGTATGGCCGATGACAGGTTTAATTGCGGCATTTGGTCAGAGTGCCTGGAAGGGTTTGAAGTTGGCTGAGTCATTGCAGCCCAAAACAAAAGACGGATGCGTTATCCACCCTATTCTCCTTGACAACAAGGGAGATAAGGTGGAGACGGCAAACGCTGTAAGTAAGCTCATCACGGACAACCATGTGGTTGCCATCATCGGTGCAATCGCAAGCAGCAACACACTGGCAGGTGCTCCAATTGCTGAGAAGAACAAGATCCCCATGCTTACATCCTCAGCCACAAACCCATTGGTAACCAAGGGCAAGAAGTATATCTCAAGGGTCTGCTTCATCGATCCGTTCCAGGGAACAGTTGGTGCAAAGTATGCATACAACAACCTCCACGCAAGAACAGCCGTTGTTATGATTGAAAAGGATCAGGATTACTCAGTTGGTCTTGCACACTCCTTTATGAAGGCATTTAAGGAGTTGGGCGGCAAGATATTGGGTGTTGAGTTCTTCCAGTCAACGGATCAGGATTACTCTGCACAGATCGCAGACATAAAATCCAAAAACCCAGATATCATCTATATGCCATCTTACTATCAGGAGATCTCCCTCTTTGCACGCCAGGCAAGGCAGTACGGCCTAAAACAGACAATAATGGCCGGTGATGGTGCTGAGGCCGATGCCCTCCTTAAGATCGGCGGCAAGGCCGTTGAGGGCGTTACATTCACAACACATTACGATCCACACGCTGCAGCAACACCGCTTTCAAAGAAGTTCCTCAAACTCTTCAAAGAGAAGTATAAAGAGGATCCGGATGCTATGGCAGCATTGGGCGCCGATGCATACTTCGTGCTTGTTAATGCTATAGACAATGCAGGCGGCTGCAAGGCCACACCAGAAAAGATCAACTATCAGATCAGGCACACAAAGAACTTTAAGGGCGTAACGGGCGTTATAACAATAAATCCAGAGACAGGAAACGCCATCAAGAGCGCAGTGGTCAGGAAGGTTGAAAACGGTAAGTTCGTATATGTAACAACGGTCAATCCTTAA
- a CDS encoding branched-chain amino acid ABC transporter permease — MNSTIILQQLVNGISLGSLYGLVAIGYTMVYGVIRLINFAHGDVMMVGMYFAFVGVAMMFLPWWAAFLLSMFATAIVGVLIDRIAYKPLRNASRISALITAIGVSFFLENLFLVVFGGVPKAFPVPSIFAGAMNINGVIFPNIAIITPIVAIVFLLMLLFVLYKTKYGMAMRALSLDMETVRIMGINVDLIISMVFAIGSFLAALGGVFWAMRYPAINPLIGIMPGLKAFAAAVLGGIGSVTGAAVGGFIIGISEILVVAFFPSLAGYKDAFAFLFLIFVLLFKPTGIMGEDLERGRF, encoded by the coding sequence ATGAATTCAACAATCATCCTTCAGCAGTTGGTAAACGGCATATCGCTGGGTAGTTTGTATGGCCTTGTTGCAATCGGCTATACAATGGTTTACGGCGTTATAAGGCTCATCAACTTTGCCCACGGCGATGTCATGATGGTAGGAATGTATTTCGCCTTTGTGGGTGTCGCCATGATGTTTTTACCGTGGTGGGCTGCATTCCTGCTATCAATGTTCGCAACGGCAATAGTCGGTGTATTAATCGACAGGATTGCCTATAAACCCCTAAGAAACGCAAGCAGAATATCCGCCCTTATTACGGCGATAGGCGTTTCATTCTTCTTAGAAAACCTCTTTTTGGTTGTATTCGGCGGTGTACCAAAGGCATTCCCCGTGCCTTCTATCTTTGCAGGCGCAATGAACATAAACGGCGTCATATTTCCCAACATAGCCATAATTACACCCATTGTTGCCATTGTATTCCTTCTGATGCTTCTGTTTGTTTTGTATAAAACAAAATACGGCATGGCGATGAGAGCGCTTTCCTTGGATATGGAAACAGTAAGGATAATGGGCATCAATGTGGATCTGATAATATCGATGGTATTCGCCATAGGTTCGTTCCTGGCCGCTTTAGGCGGTGTTTTCTGGGCTATGAGGTATCCTGCAATCAACCCGCTAATCGGCATCATGCCGGGCCTTAAGGCGTTTGCTGCCGCCGTTTTGGGCGGTATAGGCTCGGTAACGGGCGCTGCAGTGGGGGGATTCATCATCGGCATATCGGAGATACTGGTGGTCGCTTTCTTCCCTTCTTTGGCAGGCTACAAAGACGCCTTTGCCTTTCTGTTTTTGATCTTTGTCCTTCTGTTTAAACCCACAGGCATTATGGGAGAAGACTTAGAGAGGGGGCGCTTCTAA
- a CDS encoding branched-chain amino acid ABC transporter permease: MSLSRNSILTIISILLLFTFVWYANNNFTPYAVRIWENTAIFLMLAASYNLINGVTGQFSLEPNGFVAIGAYVAAILTLTPDQKEAMFIIEPMVPWLKSIHMSFLPSLIIAGVVTAFVGFLLGFPVFRVRGDYLAIVTLGFGLTIRVISNNTITITNGALGLKGIASYTNIWWCFGWAVLSMIIIMRIVYSAFGRAMKAIRDDEDAAIAMGINTFWIKMAAFVIAAFFEGVGGGLLAHLITTISPTMFTFFLTFQLLIIIVVGGLGSMTGTVLATILVIWGSEILRFVEQPMNIAGLHIPGIPGMRMVIFSILLIVIMIFAREGIMGQREFSWNWLFNLFKKGKSEA, encoded by the coding sequence ATGAGTCTAAGCAGAAATTCTATATTGACGATTATATCCATACTCCTGTTGTTTACATTTGTCTGGTATGCAAACAACAACTTCACACCCTATGCTGTAAGGATATGGGAAAACACAGCCATATTCTTGATGCTTGCTGCAAGTTATAACCTAATAAACGGTGTCACGGGTCAGTTCTCGTTGGAGCCAAACGGCTTTGTGGCTATCGGCGCCTATGTCGCAGCCATCCTAACGCTCACGCCGGACCAGAAAGAGGCTATGTTCATCATAGAGCCGATGGTTCCCTGGCTTAAAAGCATCCACATGTCGTTTTTACCATCGCTTATAATAGCCGGTGTCGTGACGGCTTTTGTTGGATTCTTGCTGGGCTTTCCCGTATTTAGGGTCAGGGGGGACTATCTGGCCATCGTCACACTGGGTTTTGGTCTAACCATCAGGGTTATCTCAAACAACACGATAACAATAACAAACGGAGCATTGGGCCTAAAAGGCATTGCAAGCTATACAAATATCTGGTGGTGTTTCGGCTGGGCTGTGCTCTCGATGATAATAATAATGAGGATAGTGTATTCAGCCTTCGGCAGAGCAATGAAGGCCATCAGAGACGATGAGGATGCAGCCATAGCCATGGGCATTAACACATTCTGGATAAAGATGGCTGCATTCGTAATAGCCGCGTTCTTTGAGGGCGTCGGTGGAGGGCTATTGGCTCATTTGATAACCACCATATCACCAACGATGTTTACATTCTTCTTAACATTCCAGCTGCTTATCATCATAGTCGTTGGCGGCCTGGGCAGCATGACGGGAACGGTTCTTGCCACCATACTGGTGATCTGGGGAAGCGAGATATTGAGGTTTGTTGAACAGCCCATGAACATCGCAGGTCTGCATATCCCCGGTATCCCCGGCATGAGGATGGTGATATTCTCCATACTCCTGATCGTGATAATGATATTTGCACGAGAAGGAATAATGGGTCAGAGGGAATTTTCCTGGAACTGGCTGTTTAACCTATTCAAAAAAGGAAAAAGTGAAGCTTAA
- a CDS encoding ABC transporter ATP-binding protein, with the protein MDNIALKCDRITMRFGGLTAVNGFSVEIKEHMIFGLIGPNGAGKTTAFNMITGNLKPTSGEIFFYGKNITGMKPFKIVSLGMARTFQNIRLFSNLSVIENVLTGFHHKLKYNLIDAILRTPRFYRYERQMREEAMELLRSVGLEEKADFKASKLPYGERRKVEIARALATGPKMLLLDEPAAGMNPQETMGLMYFIQEIKEKFNLTVLLIEHDMKFVMNLCERIAVLDHGVKIAEGKPEEIQKNPDVIKAYLGDINA; encoded by the coding sequence ATGGATAATATAGCCCTTAAATGCGATAGGATAACAATGAGATTTGGCGGTCTAACGGCCGTAAACGGGTTTTCCGTTGAGATAAAGGAGCACATGATATTCGGCCTTATCGGGCCAAACGGCGCAGGCAAAACCACGGCCTTTAACATGATAACGGGCAACCTAAAGCCCACAAGCGGCGAGATATTCTTCTATGGCAAAAACATAACGGGCATGAAGCCGTTTAAGATCGTCTCATTGGGTATGGCAAGGACATTTCAGAACATCAGGCTATTCTCCAATCTGTCGGTTATAGAGAATGTATTAACCGGCTTTCACCACAAACTCAAATACAACCTCATCGATGCCATACTGAGAACGCCGAGGTTTTACAGATATGAAAGGCAAATGAGAGAAGAGGCAATGGAGCTTCTAAGAAGCGTCGGTTTAGAAGAAAAGGCCGATTTTAAGGCCAGCAAGTTGCCATACGGTGAAAGGAGAAAGGTGGAGATAGCAAGGGCCCTGGCAACGGGTCCGAAGATGCTGCTTTTAGATGAGCCTGCAGCGGGTATGAACCCACAGGAGACGATGGGTTTGATGTATTTTATCCAGGAGATAAAGGAGAAGTTCAACCTGACGGTGCTATTGATTGAACATGACATGAAGTTTGTTATGAATCTATGCGAGCGAATAGCCGTGTTGGATCACGGCGTAAAGATAGCCGAGGGCAAACCGGAAGAAATCCAGAAAAACCCCGATGTCATAAAGGCATACTTAGGAGACATCAATGCTTAA
- a CDS encoding ABC transporter ATP-binding protein, which produces MLKVKDLNVYYGVIHAVKGITFNVPENKIITLIGANGAGKSSTLKAIAGLVRPRGSIKFLGDEISKKPAYKIAQKGISLVPEGRRVFANLTILENLRMGGFNKNPAELEPLYEKMFELFPILKERAHQKAGTLSGGEQQMLAIARALMSEPSLLMLDEPSLGLAPKVVSEVFEILKELNRNGKTILLVEQNAAQALKLAHYAYVLENGSITLEGDANELLENEEVRKSYLGEI; this is translated from the coding sequence ATGCTTAAGGTAAAGGATTTAAATGTCTATTACGGCGTAATACACGCCGTCAAAGGGATAACCTTTAATGTTCCAGAAAACAAGATAATAACCCTAATTGGCGCAAACGGTGCAGGCAAATCCAGCACCCTAAAGGCCATTGCGGGTCTTGTGCGCCCCAGGGGAAGCATAAAGTTTTTGGGTGATGAGATCTCAAAAAAACCGGCCTATAAAATTGCACAGAAGGGCATATCGCTTGTGCCTGAGGGCAGAAGGGTCTTTGCCAATTTGACCATCCTGGAAAACCTAAGAATGGGTGGGTTTAACAAAAACCCGGCAGAGCTTGAGCCGCTATATGAGAAGATGTTTGAACTCTTCCCTATCCTAAAGGAAAGGGCGCACCAAAAGGCAGGCACGCTCTCAGGTGGTGAGCAGCAGATGCTGGCCATAGCAAGGGCCCTGATGAGTGAACCTTCGCTGTTAATGCTGGATGAGCCAAGCTTGGGTTTGGCACCAAAGGTCGTCTCGGAGGTGTTTGAGATCCTAAAGGAACTAAACAGAAACGGCAAAACCATACTATTGGTTGAGCAAAACGCCGCTCAGGCCTTAAAGCTTGCCCATTACGCCTATGTTTTAGAAAATGGAAGCATAACATTAGAGGGGGATGCAAACGAGCTATTGGAAAACGAAGAGGTAAGGAAGAGTTATCTGGGTGAAATCTAA
- a CDS encoding helix-turn-helix domain-containing protein, with amino-acid sequence MRVGSKIREIRTKKNMTLRDLSKKSGCSLGFLSQVERDLVSPTISSLRRIADALGINIISLFEEREPPVDSIVVRKANRGKFENKRSRVKYELLRPQFSDTTIEALYMYLEPGALSGTTPHSHNGEELVIVLKGKLEIEVGGKTYTLEEGDSAVYNSNIPHRWRNPNDQTTEVIWVNHPPTF; translated from the coding sequence ATGAGAGTCGGAAGCAAGATTCGAGAGATCAGAACCAAAAAGAATATGACCTTACGGGATTTGAGCAAGAAGTCGGGCTGCTCGCTGGGTTTTCTCTCTCAGGTTGAGCGTGACCTTGTCTCACCCACCATCTCATCCCTAAGGAGAATAGCCGATGCCTTGGGCATAAACATAATATCCCTGTTTGAGGAGAGGGAGCCGCCGGTTGATTCGATAGTCGTCAGGAAGGCAAACAGGGGAAAGTTTGAAAACAAGCGCTCGCGTGTTAAATACGAGCTTTTGCGTCCGCAGTTTTCAGATACAACAATCGAGGCGCTTTATATGTATTTGGAACCCGGGGCATTAAGCGGCACAACCCCCCACTCCCACAACGGCGAAGAGCTGGTCATCGTTCTAAAGGGCAAGCTGGAGATAGAGGTGGGAGGAAAAACATATACGCTTGAGGAGGGGGATTCTGCCGTCTATAACTCCAACATACCGCACAGATGGAGAAATCCCAACGACCAGACAACAGAGGTAATCTGGGTTAACCATCCTCCGACCTTCTGA
- a CDS encoding 4Fe-4S dicluster domain-containing protein, whose translation MIDFSLAGNIQINLNRCNRYIFAKSSCDSCTNICPTDAIKLTPYPSINEDSCIKCGLCYAACPSTAISIRNDNYRLLNETSSLERIEIGCIFSKAANKVSCIYRLDHSILTAWLLMGKPVRIKRGDCKSCKFKNQARLFFEELRIAVRLAKAADIEPDIKINKSTAEKVHIPKEGLSRRELLSALKKPSSKPKRILFLKHLNPIERIECRITAKITITDSCDLCGICEVVCPTDAILIQKEQRGEVWFNPAACINCQNCLIGCLRGAIEIESGYTDLLKAEPEVIFEAKKRICTKCKTPFYSNSEEEVCPACKSRDAKKQSIIDMFKNI comes from the coding sequence ATGATAGACTTCTCTTTGGCTGGCAACATACAGATAAATCTAAACAGGTGCAACAGATACATATTTGCAAAAAGCTCTTGCGACAGTTGCACAAACATCTGTCCAACGGATGCAATAAAACTAACACCCTATCCATCGATAAACGAAGATAGCTGCATCAAATGCGGCCTATGCTATGCTGCATGCCCATCAACGGCCATCAGCATAAGAAACGACAACTATAGACTCCTAAACGAAACCTCAAGCTTAGAAAGGATCGAGATAGGTTGCATATTCTCAAAAGCCGCCAACAAGGTATCATGCATCTATAGGCTTGACCATTCCATACTAACAGCATGGCTTTTGATGGGAAAACCCGTAAGGATAAAAAGGGGCGACTGCAAAAGCTGCAAGTTTAAGAATCAGGCAAGGCTGTTTTTTGAGGAGCTAAGGATAGCCGTAAGGCTTGCAAAAGCAGCCGACATAGAACCAGACATAAAGATAAACAAATCAACAGCCGAAAAGGTGCATATACCCAAAGAGGGGTTATCCAGAAGGGAGCTTCTATCTGCATTAAAAAAACCCTCATCAAAACCCAAACGCATACTCTTTTTGAAACACCTAAACCCTATAGAGAGGATAGAATGCAGGATAACGGCAAAGATCACCATAACAGACTCATGCGACCTCTGCGGTATTTGTGAGGTTGTATGTCCAACCGATGCCATACTCATACAAAAGGAACAAAGGGGCGAGGTGTGGTTTAATCCAGCAGCCTGCATAAACTGCCAAAACTGTCTTATAGGGTGCCTAAGGGGTGCAATCGAGATTGAGAGCGGGTATACAGACCTTCTAAAGGCCGAGCCAGAAGTGATTTTCGAGGCTAAAAAGAGGATATGCACCAAATGCAAGACGCCGTTTTATTCAAACTCAGAAGAAGAAGTCTGCCCGGCATGCAAATCCAGGGATGCAAAAAAGCAAAGCATCATAGATATGTTCAAAAATATTTAG
- a CDS encoding thioredoxin family protein produces the protein MKELSSKEEFEDFIQNGRPTIVVFSTHDCATCRPVKEKIASRFKDVDTANIYLDDVRELSGELSIFNVPVVCIFLEGKELYRFIRVFSMDEIEEKLNRVLEFI, from the coding sequence ATGAAAGAGTTAAGCTCAAAAGAGGAGTTTGAAGACTTTATACAGAACGGCAGGCCGACCATAGTCGTGTTTTCAACCCACGATTGTGCCACATGCAGGCCTGTTAAAGAAAAGATAGCCTCACGGTTTAAGGATGTCGATACGGCCAATATCTATTTAGACGATGTAAGGGAGTTAAGCGGTGAGCTTTCCATATTCAATGTGCCCGTTGTCTGCATATTCTTAGAAGGCAAGGAGCTTTACAGGTTTATACGGGTATTCTCGATGGATGAGATAGAAGAAAAACTCAACAGGGTATTGGAGTTTATTTAG
- a CDS encoding DUF364 domain-containing protein: protein MFVHQLIHQKAKEKAEGLEVVDVRIGLGYTLVQLSDNSAGLSYSFTKELSPKDCTVMKEAGNITGKKAEEILDKILSYNLTDSSLALACANAIINKGIEQNGVDIVDLIHPDDKVVMVGYFAPLIEPIRSKTDRFVVCERNPKGSSLPDYAEYFELYDCDVAILTATSIINKTIDSLLDMVKRARIVAVMGPSTPMDRSIFKNRITHACGSIVKDIELAKRIISEGGGTKRLKPAIEKRCVY, encoded by the coding sequence ATGTTTGTCCACCAATTGATCCACCAAAAGGCAAAAGAAAAGGCCGAAGGCCTTGAGGTTGTCGATGTGAGGATAGGGCTTGGCTATACGCTGGTTCAGCTAAGCGATAACTCTGCAGGCCTATCATACAGCTTTACAAAGGAGCTTTCACCAAAAGACTGCACGGTAATGAAGGAGGCCGGCAATATAACAGGCAAAAAGGCAGAAGAGATACTGGATAAGATACTATCGTATAACCTAACAGACTCAAGCTTGGCTTTGGCATGCGCAAACGCAATAATAAACAAAGGCATAGAGCAAAACGGAGTTGATATAGTTGACCTCATACATCCAGACGACAAGGTCGTTATGGTTGGCTATTTTGCCCCATTGATAGAGCCGATAAGGAGTAAGACAGATAGGTTTGTGGTCTGTGAGCGCAACCCCAAGGGCTCATCGTTGCCCGATTATGCCGAATACTTTGAGCTATACGACTGCGATGTGGCCATACTAACGGCAACATCAATCATAAACAAGACCATCGATAGCCTGCTTGATATGGTAAAAAGGGCAAGGATTGTGGCCGTAATGGGGCCTTCCACGCCTATGGATAGAAGCATCTTCAAAAACAGGATAACGCATGCATGCGGCAGTATCGTAAAGGATATAGAATTGGCAAAAAGGATAATCAGCGAGGGCGGCGGCACAAAAAGACTAAAGCCGGCTATAGAAAAAAGGTGTGTCTATTAA
- the argF gene encoding ornithine carbamoyltransferase, with amino-acid sequence MVKHCLSLKDLTKEEIVNLLKLSQQIKQKIKNGENYEPLKGVILGMIFEKPSTRTRLSFETGMKRLGGDAVFLSPRDIQLGRGESIEDTARVISRYVDIIMIRTFEHSRIERFAQYSTVPVINALTDLLHPCQVLADLLTIKEKLGDIEGIKVAFFGDGNNMANSWIYAAAVVGFELRVATPVDCAPNGVVINNALKLAQKSGAKIILTDDPKEAAEGADVLYTDVWASMGQEDQKEKKHALMRPYQVNRELVKYANKDYIFMHCLPAHRGEEVEAEIIDDEKHSVVFDEAENRTYAQLATIMNLIGRF; translated from the coding sequence ATGGTTAAACACTGTTTGAGCCTAAAGGACCTAACAAAAGAAGAGATTGTAAATCTTCTAAAGCTCTCCCAACAGATAAAGCAAAAAATCAAAAACGGGGAAAACTATGAACCGCTAAAGGGCGTAATACTCGGCATGATATTTGAGAAGCCCTCAACCAGAACAAGGCTCTCATTCGAAACCGGCATGAAAAGGCTTGGAGGGGATGCGGTCTTTCTATCACCGAGGGATATTCAGCTTGGAAGGGGTGAGTCAATAGAGGATACGGCAAGGGTCATCTCCCGTTATGTCGATATTATCATGATAAGGACATTTGAGCATTCGAGGATAGAGAGGTTTGCACAATACTCCACCGTTCCTGTAATCAATGCATTAACGGATCTGCTCCATCCGTGTCAGGTATTGGCAGACCTTCTGACGATTAAGGAGAAGTTGGGCGACATCGAGGGCATAAAGGTGGCCTTCTTCGGGGATGGCAACAACATGGCCAACTCATGGATATACGCTGCAGCCGTTGTTGGATTTGAGCTGAGGGTGGCAACGCCTGTGGATTGTGCTCCAAACGGCGTTGTAATCAACAACGCATTGAAACTCGCACAAAAAAGCGGTGCAAAAATCATCCTGACGGATGATCCAAAAGAGGCTGCAGAGGGTGCAGATGTTTTGTATACCGATGTCTGGGCATCCATGGGTCAGGAGGATCAAAAAGAGAAGAAACACGCCCTCATGAGGCCGTATCAGGTAAACAGGGAGCTTGTAAAATACGCAAATAAGGACTATATATTCATGCACTGCCTGCCTGCCCACAGGGGCGAGGAGGTGGAGGCTGAGATCATCGACGATGAAAAACACTCCGTTGTGTTTGACGAGGCGGAAAACAGAACCTATGCTCAACTTGCGACGATAATGAATCTAATCGGGAGGTTTTAA
- a CDS encoding argininosuccinate synthase: MGEIKKVVLAYSGGLDTSVIVKWLQDKYGCEVITYTADLGQNEDLEPIKEKALKVGASKAYVEDVREEFLNDYVMKAFKFGALYEGKYPLATALGRPLITKKMIEITQKEGADAIAHGSTGKGNDQVRFDVSAVALKPDIKVIAPVRDWELKSRDEEIEYAKKHGIPVPVTKDKPYSIDRNIWGLSVEAGPLEDPYHEPDEEIYSFTKNPLEAPDEPEYVEIEFEKGIPVALNGEKLNIVDLVNKANEIAGKHGVGRIDMVENRLVGIKSREIYEAPAAVLLLEAKRSLDELILDRESLHLKDQLAIKYAELVYYGYWFCELREALDAFADKLNERATGTVKVKLYKGKATAVARKSPYAIYSKELATYDPGDTFNHKYGEAFCYIWGLPLRVAAEVKGK; encoded by the coding sequence ATGGGTGAGATTAAAAAGGTTGTGCTTGCCTATTCCGGAGGTCTTGATACATCGGTAATCGTAAAGTGGTTGCAGGATAAATACGGATGCGAGGTAATCACATACACAGCCGATTTAGGCCAGAACGAGGATTTAGAGCCCATAAAGGAAAAGGCGCTAAAGGTTGGTGCAAGCAAGGCCTATGTTGAGGATGTCAGGGAGGAGTTCTTAAACGACTATGTAATGAAGGCCTTTAAGTTTGGCGCCCTCTATGAGGGCAAATACCCGCTTGCAACAGCACTTGGAAGGCCACTAATCACAAAGAAGATGATAGAGATAACCCAGAAAGAGGGCGCAGATGCCATAGCCCACGGCTCAACCGGCAAGGGCAACGATCAGGTCAGATTTGATGTATCGGCCGTTGCACTAAAGCCCGATATAAAGGTTATAGCACCTGTGAGGGATTGGGAATTAAAATCGAGGGATGAGGAGATAGAGTATGCCAAAAAGCACGGCATACCCGTTCCTGTAACCAAGGATAAGCCGTATTCTATAGACAGAAACATCTGGGGATTGTCTGTTGAGGCTGGCCCGTTGGAGGATCCATACCATGAACCGGATGAGGAGATATACTCATTCACAAAGAATCCGCTTGAGGCTCCCGATGAGCCTGAATATGTTGAGATAGAATTCGAAAAAGGGATACCCGTGGCCTTAAACGGTGAAAAACTCAACATAGTGGATCTGGTCAACAAAGCCAATGAGATAGCCGGCAAACACGGCGTTGGACGAATCGACATGGTAGAAAACAGGCTTGTCGGCATAAAGTCCAGGGAGATCTATGAGGCCCCTGCTGCTGTGCTTCTGCTTGAGGCCAAAAGGAGCCTGGATGAGCTGATTTTAGACAGGGAAAGCCTCCATCTAAAAGACCAGCTGGCCATTAAGTATGCAGAGCTGGTCTATTACGGCTATTGGTTCTGTGAGTTAAGGGAGGCATTGGACGCCTTTGCAGATAAACTAAACGAAAGGGCAACAGGCACGGTAAAGGTAAAGCTATACAAAGGCAAGGCCACGGCCGTTGCAAGAAAATCGCCTTATGCCATTTACTCCAAAGAGCTTGCAACCTATGATCCGGGCGATACATTCAACCACAAATACGGTGAGGCGTTCTGCTATATCTGGGGTCTGCCCTTAAGGGTTGCAGCAGAGGTGAAAGGCAAATAA
- the trmB gene encoding tRNA (guanosine(46)-N7)-methyltransferase TrmB, translated as MPHAIIETQKNIETFQDDKAFFSAKGNSFIYSLFSDCEQFFVKVYQKQGKVIVKLEKSTNPIITDDVKAKILEFAERLAGFLNGQIIHNNLTPNGKNCQIVNRYAIDARRLNTIDLSSLAKNRPIKLEIGSGFGEFLSNQAEKEPNTLFLGLEISNEATAKACGRLYKKEITNVRLIRYDGRFVLDRFSSNTVDAVFVNFPEPWFKFRRIKHALLNTDTLRKIEKILKKGGEFRLLTDNLAYALGVVVAIEEKTNLRNAQNRPIEVSKESINTKFERRWRRKKRTIYSVGYKKTEQSPTIQPPKPSFSISINREFILKDGIIFKVMDTFENKNGEKIIEATFGKSINPQHAFFGLTQNSKLFMLPQTVFVLDEEAEKAFKLIQ; from the coding sequence ATGCCGCATGCAATAATAGAGACACAAAAAAACATAGAGACATTTCAGGACGATAAGGCGTTTTTTTCGGCCAAGGGCAACTCCTTTATCTATTCCCTGTTTTCCGATTGTGAGCAGTTCTTTGTTAAGGTGTATCAGAAGCAGGGCAAGGTAATCGTAAAGCTTGAAAAATCCACAAATCCCATCATTACAGACGATGTAAAGGCCAAAATCCTTGAGTTCGCAGAGAGGCTTGCAGGATTCCTAAACGGCCAGATAATACACAACAACCTAACTCCAAACGGCAAGAACTGCCAGATCGTGAACCGATACGCAATAGATGCAAGAAGGCTAAATACGATTGATCTATCCAGCCTGGCTAAAAATAGACCCATAAAGTTAGAGATAGGCTCAGGATTTGGTGAATTTCTATCCAATCAGGCAGAAAAAGAGCCCAATACCCTCTTTTTGGGGCTTGAGATATCCAATGAGGCGACAGCCAAGGCCTGCGGCAGGCTGTATAAGAAAGAGATAACCAATGTCAGGCTCATACGATACGACGGGAGGTTTGTGCTTGATAGGTTCTCATCCAACACGGTGGATGCAGTGTTTGTCAACTTCCCCGAACCGTGGTTTAAATTCAGAAGGATAAAGCATGCACTCTTAAATACCGATACGCTAAGAAAGATCGAAAAAATACTAAAGAAGGGTGGCGAATTTAGGCTTTTAACCGATAATTTAGCATATGCTTTAGGAGTTGTTGTGGCAATAGAGGAAAAGACCAATCTAAGAAATGCACAGAACAGACCCATAGAGGTATCAAAAGAAAGCATAAACACAAAATTCGAAAGGCGCTGGAGGAGAAAGAAAAGAACGATATACTCCGTTGGCTATAAAAAAACAGAACAAAGCCCCACCATACAACCGCCAAAGCCTTCATTCTCAATATCCATAAACAGGGAGTTCATATTAAAGGATGGCATTATCTTTAAGGTTATGGACACCTTTGAAAACAAAAACGGCGAGAAGATTATCGAGGCCACCTTTGGCAAGAGCATAAACCCGCAACACGCATTCTTTGGCCTAACCCAGAACTCAAAGCTATTCATGCTCCCTCAAACCGTGTTTGTGCTGGACGAGGAGGCCGAAAAAGCATTCAAGCTGATACAATAA